A part of Geothrix oryzae genomic DNA contains:
- the neuB gene encoding N-acetylneuraminate synthase, with protein MVKRTLIIAEAGVNHNGDLMLAKKLIASAAVAGADIVKFQSFVTTKLVSSSAPKANYQNATTNPSESQFEMVRKLELTKEDHLVLLETCQQHGIQFLSTAFDPESFDMLIELGIDWVKIPSGEITNLPFLRHVARTGKPVLLSTGMATLGEIEAALDVIEQAGTPRDKVTVLHCSTEYPTPMAEVNLRAMCNMGHAFGVEVGYSDHTVGIEVPVAAVALGATVIEKHFTTDRNLPGPDHQASLEPHELKAMVDAIRNIEQALGDGIKRPNPSEIKNKGIARKSLIAARAIRAGERFTADNLTAKRPGTGISPMRWDEVLGRVAHRDFAPDELIDL; from the coding sequence ATGGTTAAGAGAACACTCATCATAGCCGAGGCCGGGGTCAATCATAACGGTGACCTCATGCTTGCCAAGAAACTTATTGCTTCTGCGGCAGTTGCAGGGGCCGATATCGTAAAGTTCCAGAGCTTTGTTACCACCAAACTGGTCTCGTCTTCTGCGCCGAAGGCCAACTACCAAAATGCGACAACTAATCCGAGTGAGAGCCAGTTCGAGATGGTCCGAAAGCTGGAATTGACCAAGGAGGACCACCTTGTCCTCCTTGAAACCTGCCAACAGCACGGGATCCAGTTTCTCTCCACCGCGTTCGACCCGGAGAGTTTTGACATGCTGATCGAACTCGGCATCGACTGGGTCAAGATTCCTTCCGGCGAGATCACGAACCTCCCCTTCCTCCGCCATGTGGCCAGGACCGGGAAACCGGTTCTCCTCTCGACCGGAATGGCCACCCTCGGCGAGATCGAGGCCGCGCTCGATGTCATCGAGCAGGCCGGCACCCCCCGTGACAAGGTCACCGTTCTCCATTGCAGCACCGAGTACCCGACCCCCATGGCCGAGGTAAACCTCCGGGCCATGTGCAACATGGGCCACGCGTTCGGAGTCGAGGTCGGCTACTCCGACCACACGGTTGGGATCGAGGTTCCGGTGGCCGCTGTGGCCCTGGGTGCCACGGTGATCGAGAAGCACTTCACGACGGACCGGAACCTTCCCGGCCCCGATCACCAGGCCAGCCTCGAACCCCACGAACTGAAGGCCATGGTGGATGCCATCCGCAACATCGAGCAGGCCCTCGGCGACGGCATCAAGCGCCCCAATCCAAGCGAAATCAAGAACAAGGGCATTGCGCGTAAATCCCTCATTGCCGCCCGTGCGATTCGCGCAGGGGAGCGTTTCACGGCGGACAACCTGACCGCCAAGCGCCCAGGCACCGGCATCTCGCCCATGCGGTGGGACGAGGTGCTTGGCCGGGTGGCCCATCGGGATTTCGCCCCTGACGAATTAATCGACCTATGA
- the neuC gene encoding UDP-N-acetylglucosamine 2-epimerase, producing MNRKICVVTGTRAEYGLLRWILQELKDSHRAELQILATGAHLSPEFGLTYRDIERDGFSITAKVEMLLSSDTDLGTCKSMGLGLIGMSEAYARLAPDLVLLLGDRFEVLVAASAALILGIPVAHLHGGETTEGAFDEAIRHSVTKMAHLHFVAAPEYRARVIQLGEAPDRVFMVGGLGVDAITRVNLLSRQELEASLEFQLGAKNLLVTFHPVTLEGGQSSHQMAELLRALDQLDDTHLIFSMPNADAGSRDLARQVEGFVAAHPNARAYTSLGQLRYLSCLKWVDGVIGNSSSGLAEAPSLGIGTVNIGDRQRGRLKAASVIDCPPFHRDILDAIHKLYDLSFRQMLPSVRNPYGDGGASRRIVQVLEKFPLDGILKKRFHDLDGVATDLNPEPTPTRPVS from the coding sequence ATGAATCGCAAAATCTGTGTGGTCACTGGCACGCGTGCGGAGTACGGGCTCCTCCGGTGGATTCTCCAGGAGCTGAAGGACTCACACCGGGCAGAGCTCCAGATCCTGGCCACTGGAGCCCATCTGTCCCCGGAATTCGGCCTGACCTACCGGGACATCGAACGCGACGGGTTCTCCATCACCGCGAAGGTCGAGATGCTGCTCAGTTCCGACACGGACCTCGGAACTTGCAAGTCCATGGGGCTCGGATTGATCGGCATGTCGGAGGCGTATGCCCGGCTGGCCCCGGACCTGGTCCTCCTCCTGGGAGACCGGTTCGAGGTACTGGTCGCCGCCTCGGCCGCCCTCATCCTGGGCATCCCCGTGGCCCACCTGCACGGAGGGGAAACGACCGAAGGTGCGTTCGACGAGGCCATCCGCCATTCCGTCACGAAGATGGCCCACCTCCACTTCGTCGCGGCCCCCGAATACCGGGCCCGGGTCATCCAGCTGGGTGAGGCCCCTGATCGGGTTTTTATGGTGGGCGGGTTGGGCGTGGATGCGATTACCCGCGTGAACCTGTTGAGTCGCCAGGAACTCGAGGCCTCGCTTGAGTTCCAGTTGGGGGCGAAGAACCTTCTAGTGACCTTCCACCCCGTGACCCTCGAAGGGGGGCAGTCCTCCCATCAGATGGCAGAGCTTCTCCGGGCTCTCGACCAACTTGACGATACCCATCTGATATTCTCGATGCCGAACGCAGACGCCGGAAGCCGAGACTTGGCCCGGCAGGTTGAAGGCTTTGTGGCGGCTCACCCGAATGCACGGGCCTATACCTCGTTGGGTCAGCTCAGATACCTGTCCTGCCTGAAGTGGGTCGATGGGGTGATCGGGAATTCGTCCAGCGGACTTGCCGAGGCCCCCAGCCTCGGGATTGGAACGGTCAACATCGGCGACCGGCAACGGGGCCGTCTGAAGGCGGCCAGCGTCATCGATTGCCCTCCGTTCCATCGCGACATCCTGGACGCCATACACAAGCTGTATGACCTCTCGTTCCGGCAGATGCTCCCATCCGTCCGGAATCCCTACGGGGATGGCGGGGCCAGCCGGCGGATCGTCCAGGTCTTGGAGAAATTCCCCCTGGATGGCATCCTGAAGAAACGATTCCATGACCTGGATGGCGTAGCGACTGACCTGAATCCGGAGCCGACTCCCACGAGACCAGTCAGTTAA
- a CDS encoding acetyltransferase: MNKPQIILVGAGGHCHSCLDVIEQQNIYEIAGLIDKETEIGSLHLGYKVIGTDADLSRLSKSYSYALITIGQIESSENRVRLYEKVQSLGFKLPIIISPRAYVSKNSIVGDGSVILHGAIVNAGSAIGNNCIINTSSLIEHDVSVGNHCHISTGAILNGDVTIGNGSFVGSGVTIKQGVRIGKECIVGMGLTVRHDLADYTRFIG; the protein is encoded by the coding sequence ATGAACAAACCCCAAATAATATTAGTTGGAGCCGGCGGTCACTGCCATTCGTGCCTTGATGTCATCGAACAGCAAAATATATACGAGATTGCCGGTCTAATTGACAAAGAAACGGAAATCGGTTCTTTACACTTAGGCTACAAAGTAATCGGGACAGATGCGGACCTCTCCCGATTGTCCAAATCATACAGCTACGCACTAATTACAATTGGACAAATCGAATCATCAGAAAATCGAGTCCGATTATATGAGAAAGTTCAAAGCCTTGGATTCAAACTACCTATTATTATATCACCGCGTGCCTATGTGTCTAAAAATTCAATTGTCGGAGATGGATCTGTCATATTACATGGAGCAATCGTCAATGCAGGCTCAGCCATTGGCAACAATTGCATCATAAATACAAGCTCTCTTATTGAACATGATGTAAGTGTTGGGAATCATTGTCACATTTCTACCGGTGCAATTCTTAACGGCGATGTAACAATCGGGAATGGCAGTTTTGTGGGTAGTGGAGTTACGATTAAACAAGGCGTCAGAATTGGAAAGGAATGCATTGTGGGGATGGGACTCACTGTGCGACATGATCTTGCGGATTACACTCGGTTCATTGGTTAG
- a CDS encoding NAD-dependent epimerase/dehydratase family protein: MESPLGHMSRGNRLGPTDNESTDLALCGAGRFSIMPLGDTSLKVLVTGGAGFIGSNLAECLLEMGHSVRILDNFSEGDRRNLEDLKGDLEIMEGDITRSEDCARACRGVDLVTHQAALGSVPRSVVMPELYSFHNLHGFVTLCNQARLAGVTRIVYASSSSIYGDLKESPISETNRGLPLSPYAASKQGNEDFAAAFHYAHGMTLVGLRYFNVFGPKQNPRGPYAAVIPLFVSQLLRGESPTIFGSGEQSRDFVYVRNVAQSNILGLFGDLPPGAHLINVGSGQRTTINDLYRLIALALHSSITPIHVEERKGDIRDSLADIQRAKSLLGYENSIDIHEGISRTVEWCRNHPDRLR; encoded by the coding sequence ATGGAATCACCTCTGGGGCACATGTCCAGAGGCAATCGGCTCGGGCCAACGGACAATGAATCTACTGATCTGGCCCTCTGCGGGGCGGGCCGATTTTCAATCATGCCTCTAGGAGACACTTCATTGAAAGTATTGGTTACAGGTGGCGCAGGGTTCATCGGTAGTAATCTCGCGGAATGTCTGCTCGAAATGGGCCATTCTGTACGGATTCTCGACAATTTCAGCGAAGGGGATAGGCGAAACCTTGAAGATCTTAAGGGTGACCTGGAGATTATGGAGGGAGACATCACCCGATCAGAGGATTGTGCCCGTGCCTGCCGCGGCGTGGACCTTGTCACCCACCAAGCCGCCTTGGGGTCTGTTCCTCGGTCGGTCGTCATGCCTGAACTATACTCCTTTCACAACCTTCACGGTTTTGTCACCTTGTGCAATCAGGCCCGGCTTGCGGGGGTCACAAGGATTGTCTATGCGTCCTCTTCCTCCATATATGGCGACTTGAAGGAAAGTCCGATCTCCGAAACCAACCGCGGGCTTCCCTTGTCTCCCTATGCGGCCAGCAAACAGGGAAATGAAGACTTCGCAGCCGCCTTCCACTACGCACACGGAATGACTCTCGTAGGCCTTCGCTATTTCAATGTGTTCGGCCCGAAGCAGAACCCTCGAGGGCCCTACGCAGCCGTCATCCCGCTTTTCGTCTCCCAGTTGCTTCGAGGGGAATCCCCCACCATTTTTGGTAGCGGCGAGCAATCAAGAGATTTTGTTTATGTAAGGAATGTGGCCCAATCCAACATCCTCGGACTTTTCGGAGACCTTCCTCCCGGTGCGCACCTGATCAATGTCGGCAGTGGCCAACGAACCACCATCAATGATCTCTACCGTCTCATCGCCCTTGCCCTACACTCCTCCATCACCCCTATCCATGTGGAGGAACGCAAGGGCGATATTCGGGACTCTCTTGCGGACATCCAGCGGGCAAAATCACTCTTGGGTTACGAAAATTCTATTGATATACATGAAGGGATTTCCAGGACGGTGGAGTGGTGCCGTAATCATCCTGATCGCCTTCGCTAG
- a CDS encoding glycosyltransferase family 4 protein: MTESPAISNKQFIFFTNIPAPYRIAFYNELYERGLDFIVYYMRETENDRNWVLDRASLKHPFYIDRGFYWRLGRFHIHFNPRLLWMLLTSRRKEVVIGGSWNDINVLILATLKRLGLYRSQLHFWSEANYLTIGASNDNMIKKWMRKYVYNASTGAQISSGRMVEITFQKWGMPDKAFIDLPNTIDESSFQLTNEDVEQRYLRITPTILFSLRLDERIKGLINFLKAIGDDNIRKARFVVAGDGPDRASVQAYLSEHNIESHVQLLGHCETQQLVRLYREAQVLTLPSFTDASPLVLVEGLRMKLPLLVSNRCGNHFEVLEEGKNGFLFDPFDPSQIKTAFESMLSRQADWKQMGEASGEIYSRIFDCKSVITRFISELNTFTPVAK, from the coding sequence ATGACAGAATCGCCAGCAATATCCAATAAACAATTCATCTTCTTTACCAACATTCCCGCACCTTACCGGATCGCTTTTTATAATGAACTGTATGAGCGAGGCCTGGATTTCATCGTCTATTACATGCGGGAGACGGAAAATGACCGGAATTGGGTTTTGGATAGGGCTTCACTGAAGCATCCCTTTTACATTGACCGCGGCTTCTATTGGAGGCTTGGTCGCTTCCACATCCATTTCAATCCGCGCCTCCTATGGATGTTGCTCACCTCTCGTAGGAAAGAGGTCGTCATTGGCGGCAGTTGGAATGACATCAATGTTCTCATTCTTGCGACATTGAAACGATTGGGCCTTTATCGGAGCCAATTACATTTCTGGTCTGAGGCCAACTATCTTACTATCGGCGCCTCAAACGACAACATGATTAAGAAATGGATGAGAAAATATGTATATAATGCCTCGACTGGGGCTCAGATTAGTTCCGGTCGGATGGTCGAGATCACTTTCCAGAAATGGGGTATGCCAGACAAGGCTTTTATCGATCTCCCCAATACCATTGATGAATCGAGTTTCCAACTCACAAACGAAGATGTGGAACAAAGATATCTTCGAATAACTCCCACTATCCTTTTTTCACTCCGGCTTGATGAACGAATCAAGGGCCTCATTAATTTCTTGAAGGCCATTGGGGACGATAACATTCGAAAAGCCCGCTTTGTAGTCGCTGGTGACGGTCCGGATCGAGCCTCTGTCCAGGCCTATCTTTCAGAACACAACATCGAGTCCCATGTGCAATTGCTGGGACACTGCGAGACTCAGCAACTCGTTAGGCTGTACAGGGAAGCCCAAGTTCTTACCCTCCCCTCCTTCACCGATGCCAGCCCCCTCGTCCTAGTAGAGGGACTAAGGATGAAACTTCCATTGTTGGTATCCAATCGTTGTGGGAATCATTTTGAGGTCCTGGAAGAAGGCAAGAATGGGTTCTTATTCGATCCCTTTGATCCCAGCCAAATCAAAACAGCTTTCGAATCCATGCTATCCAGGCAAGCTGATTGGAAGCAAATGGGAGAGGCAAGTGGCGAAATTTATTCAAGGATATTTGACTGCAAGAGCGTGATTACCCGATTCATTTCCGAATTGAACACCTTCACGCCAGTCGCAAAATGA